The Lonchura striata isolate bLonStr1 chromosome Z, bLonStr1.mat, whole genome shotgun sequence genome window below encodes:
- the NFIL3 gene encoding nuclear factor interleukin-3-regulated protein, producing MQLRKMQTLKKEHGPVDTSSNVDKIMVLKSTLAEVSEELSTNEDILLTEASSGKSKSSACRRKREFIPDEKKDAMYWEKRRKNNEAAKRSREKRRLNDLVLENKLIALGEENATLKAELLSLKLKFGLISSAAYAQEIQKLSSSTTVYFQDYQSSKSNINSFVDEHEPSIVGSSCISVIKHSPQSSMSDVSETSTVEHTQPTRIQSNCRSPENKFQIIKQEPMELEREPRDDRGSYKASIYPNYMGATFNVYSHSPPLLQVNRSSSNSPRTSETDDGVVGKSSDGEDEQQVPKGPIHSPVEHKNVHATVKVPEVNSSALPHKLRIKAKAMQVKVEAMDNDYDATQKLSSPIDMSSKRHFELEKHGAQNLVHSSHTPFSVQVTNIQDWSLKPELWHQKELNVKIQSGCKTGVVEIKDNIYNVSESENLYLKQGIANLSAEVASLKRLITTQISASDSG from the coding sequence ATGCAGCTGAGAAAAATGCAGACCCTTAAAAAGGAGCACGGACCTGTTGACACAAGTAGCAATGTGGACAAAATCATGGTACTTAAGTCAACCTTAGCAGAAGTATCTGAAGAATTGTCTACAAATGAAGATATACTACTTACTGAAGCAAGTAGTGGAAAGAGCAAATCTTCAGCTTGCCGGAGAAAGCGAGAATTCATTCCAGATGAAAAGAAGGATGCTATGTAttgggagaaaaggaggaaaaataatgaaGCTGCCAAAAGATCTCGTGAAAAACGACGACTGAATGACCTTGTCTTAGAGAACAAACTAATTGCACTGGGAGAAGAGAATGCCACTTTGAAGGCAGAGCTGCTTTCATTGAAGTTAAAGTTTGGTTTAATTAGTTCTGCGGCCTATGCCCAAGAGATACAGAAACTCAGTAGCTCAACAACTGTGTATTTTCAAGATTATCAGAGTTCCAAATCAAATATTAACTCATTTGTAGATGAACATGAACCATCTATAGTTGGTAGCAGTTGTATTTCTGTCATTAAACATTCTCCTCAAAGCTCTATGTCTGATGTATCTGAAACATCAACTGTAGAGCATACCCAACCAACTCGTATACAAAGCAACTGCAGAAGTCCTGAAAATAAGTTCCAGATTATAAAGCAGGAGCCCATGGAATTAGAGAGAGAGCCAAGAGATGACAGAGGTTCATACAAAGCGTCCATATATCCAAACTACATGGGAGCTACCTTTAATGTATACTCAcattctcctcctctcttgCAAGTTAATAGGTCCTCCAGTAATTCCCCGAGAACGTCAGAAACTGATGATGGTGTAGTTGGAAAGTCATCTGATGGAGAAGATGAACAGCAGGTTCCTAAGGGTCCAATTCATTCCCCAGTTGAACATAAAAATGTTCATGCAACAGTGAAAGTTCCAGAAGTGAATTCTTCAGCTTTGCCTCACAAGCTTCGAATCAAAGCCAAAGCCATGCAAGTTAAAGTGGAAGCAATGGATAATGACTATGATGCAACGCAGAAGTTGTCATCACCCATTGACATGTCCTCAAAAAGACATTTTGAACTTGAAAAACATGGTGCGCAAAACTTGGTGCATTCTTCTCACACTCCTTTCTCGGTTCAAGTGACTAATATCCAAGACTGGTCACTTAAACCAGAACTCTGGCATCAGAAGGAACTCAATGTTAAAATTCAGAGTGGTTGCAAAACTGGAGTTGTTGAAATAAAAGACAATATCTACAATGTCTCTGAGTCAGAGAATCTCTATTTGAAGCAGGGCATAGCAAACTTATCTGCAGAGGTTGCTTCACTTAAAAGACTTATAACTACACAAATCTCTGCATCAGACTCTGGTTAA